CACACGGCAGCGATGCTTATATTCCAGCACAATCCCTTTAGAGATCGTACTCTTTTGAATCACTTTGGGTGTAGGTAGCTGAGTGCCCGAAACAATAAAAGGCGCCCTTTTTTTCCCTGATCTGAATAATAATATCGACGCTGCGATAACTACAACCGGCAGAAGGCAAAATAATTCCTTCGCTAAGTTACTGTCCATAAAAAACTAAAGTATCCCTGTTTGCTGCAAAATAGCCACCTGCATGGCTGCCTTGTCTACAGCCTGCAGGAAACGGTCATACTGAAATGGTTTTAAGAGAAAATCTGCTGCCCGTGCATTGAATCCTTCGATCGCATATTCGCTGTAAGTAGTTGTAAAAACAACTATCATTTTGCGGGGCAATGATTTGTAAAAGTCCAATCCTGATATATTTGGCATCCTGATATCAATAAACAATACGTCTATAACATGTTCGTCCAGATATTTTAGTGCTGCTGCCGTGCTTGTAAATACTTGCTCCAGGCTGATAAGATCTGTTTTATTACAATATGTTTCGATAACCTGCAATGCAGGTGGTTCATTATCTATTGCTATTGCTGTCATCATGCCAGGTCCATTGAAAGTTGACCAGAAAATTCATTTTCGCTTTCCGGCACAGGCGCATACTGCCATAGTATACTCCCTGTGAACAGGAAGGGCAGCGTACCTATCATAATGAATGCCAGCAAGATGCAGCTCAAATATAATACATGCTGCTGCTGAAAATATATGACGGGAATCAGCCTGCAATAATTGATATAAAACAGCAGCAAGCTCCCGGCATTGCCGATGAGGTTCCTAAGATCAGAACGGGAAAAGTATCCCGTTCCCTCAGCAGGCTGGGAAGAGAGAAAGAGAGGTACGAATAAAAATGCTGTACTCTCTGATATATGATACCCAAAATACGTATTGCGGCCCCCTGACATGAATACTGATTCTCGTCTTTTTTTTAAAGAAAGGAAAAGTTTTAACCCCGTTACGGATATTATGCAATTTGGTAATTTTACCCTTTCCCCAAAAAGGAATGAGGTAAACAGTCATTATTTGTAGGTGTAAATTAGATTTACCGTACTTCTACGCACAAAGTTCCGGGCAAATACTGAGGTTGTTTTCACAGCAGGAATGTAACTTGCATGGAAACTAATCGAACACGGAAAAAATTAAAGCCCCGGATTTGTTTGAATTTCAAGATTTAGTTTTAATTTCACTACACATTTACCTTTTACCCCCAAAAGTATTAGATAATTATTATTGATAAAACCTAAAAGGTAAGTGATCACAACATTCATTATTTGGAAGAACCTGGATTTTCAACTGTTTAATTTATTTACCCCCAAACACAACTACGCAGTCATGAATCACCGTTGATTTTGATCGAACTGAAGCGCGTCTGTGACCAGAGAATTCCCGCCACAGCAGGGAATAATAGGTTTATAACTGTTTGTTTAAGACTTATTTTCAATACCAGCCGCAAGCGGCAGTGGAATGTATTTTTATTCCCGGAATGAGCAAAAAATAAGTCTGTAACAATTATACTTATCACGATATCGTGATATGGTAATTTCATGTCGTTAAACTAATCAATTAGCAATGATTGATCGTGCACTACTACTATTAAAAGAAGAGCTGGAATCATATCTGAGCATCGCTGATGCTGCAGCAACTGTTGTCATTGACAACATTGGTCTGTTTGAAACGGCTGCCGGCACACAACTCCCGGACAATATCGTACTGACGCTTGTCAACCTCGAGGAAGAAAGTACATTAAAGAATAATACACCCCTGAAAAAAGGTTACAGCAGCGCTGTATACCAGAATCCTCCGGTGTTTCTGAACCTGTATGTGCTATTTGTATGCAACTATGGTGGCAATAAGTACATTGATGCGTTGAAGCGTTTGAGTTATATCATACAGTTTGTACAAGGAAAGAATTCATTTCACTATGCTTCTGATACCGGCAGTTTGCCTCCCGGCGAAGATATACTGGATATGAAGTTTACCCTGGAACTTTATACCCTGACCTTCGAGCAGATCAACCATCTGTGGGGATCTCTGGGAGGCAGACAAATGCCGTTTGCGATGTATAAACTCCGCCTTATCGCACTCACATCGAACAACAGGCTGAGAGAAGTTCCACTAATCGAAGAAATTGAAAATAATAACGTTTCCATAAACAGGTGATCCCAGCATGCAAACTATATATAAAATATTGTTTGAGGTCAAGGTGCTACATGAATACTATCTCACTAATCCCAAAGGTGATACAGTATTTGATCTGGACAACCAGGCTGACCGCCTGATCTTTCTTAATGACAGGCTGGATAAGGATGCTGCATCTGTCAATAACGACATCAGTTTTGACCTGACACCGGAACTGTTACAACTGTTTAAAGATCATCATCTGCGCCTGCTTCCCTCCTATTCCGGTTGTAAGGTAGGCATTGAGGTGAACGCTTCTTTCCTGCCTGACGGCACGCGGGTATATACGCCTAAAATACCACTGCCGGCAGATCTGCCCATTACACTATTCATCCGGGTAAAGAATCCCGTCTTTCATACCATTACTAATTCACGTATTGTTACACCCGTGCCAGCCACCTATTACTTTAGTAATGACAGTGTGCTCAGTGCACTCAATTTCCCTTCGCTCAGCAGCCGCATTGCTGACTTTACCGCCGGCTACACATATGAGCAGGGAGAACTTGCGACGATCGCTCCCAACAGCGTAAAGGCATATTATTCCGATAATAACGCCGATAAGTGGTTGCCCCTCCACGGCAATGATTACGTGAATGAGGGCGATCGTTGTTTGTTGCCATTACGGTTTAACTTTACGTTTCCTGCCGGTACTAATGTATCCCAGGCCACCTTTACACTGAAGGATGGTGCAGGTACTGTGCTCAATACCTTTGTTGCACAAAATACAGGTGGCTTACAAAAAGTGGCACTCAATTACAGTGCGCTCTCCCTGGTCAACTATATTAAGTATTCACTCGAAGTAACAGGCGACAATGGTTACTCCTGGATCCGCCCTGTTATCTTCACCAATACAAATGGCTGGGCCACCCTGCAATTCAAACCACGCGTGACCAATGCAGCCTTTAACCTGCTGGATGACCAGGGATACCTCATCACCCGCAAACCGCCCGTAGGCAACATTAACGACCCTCCTGTATTCGAACTGAGAATTCCCAGCAGGCTCACCTACTGGCGATATGTACATACAAACCGTTTACCTTTCGATCAGAACAATTACCCCAATGAATTATTGAATTATCAGAACGGTTTACTCATCAGTAAAAGCCCCAGGAATTCCACTATACAATCCACTTATTTTCAGAAAGCAGACAATTCATTTTTCTTCCTGCCCAATCCGGAAGATTATACACTACTCCGCAATGAAAATAAGCAGTTGTTCACCGAAATCATGCTGCCCCCTTCTAAACTCTTTCCGGTAGCACCTTAACCACATTCAATCTTTAAATTTTTATAAACAAGAACATATGGCAGAATATAAAACCCCGGGCGTCTACATAGAAGAGATTCCCAAATTGCCCCCTTCCATCGCTTCCGTAGAAACAGCTATTCCTGCCTTTATCGGCTATACGGAAAAGGCGCAGTGGAAAGTAGCCGGCGATCTCACCAACAAACCATGGCGCATTGCATCCATGCTGGAATACGAACTGTATTTTGGTGGTGCCAAACCTGATGCAGGTATCGAAATCACCGTCGATACCACACAGGGTAAAGTGGATATTCAGGGGTCCATCAATGCAGAACTCCGCTCCAAATACCTGATGTATTATTCCCTGCAAATGTTCTTTATCAATGGCGGAGGACCTTGCTATATCACTTCTGTAGGCGGCTATTCTGACGGTGATGTCATTCTCGATGCTGATCTGCAGGGGGGTCTTGCAGAAGTAGAAAAGATCGATGAGGTGACCCTGCTGCTCTTCCCCGATGCGATTAACCTGGCCAGTGCGGGCAACTACTATGCACTGTACTCCCTGGCTATTGCACAGTGTGTGAAACTGAAAGATCGTTTTACAGTACTGGATGTATATACTGATCCTGCAAATGCGGGCAACTGGCGCCTGGATGTAGATTTCCTGCGTAACACACTTTCTGGTACGACTGACGATCTGAAATATGCAGCTGTCTATTTCCCACGCATTTATACAAGAGCCGATTTTACCTACAATGAAGGTGATGTAAAAATCATTAGCAAAGGTGCAGGCGATATCGGGGCCACCCTCACAGAGCTCAAATCCAACAACAACGCTTATTACAATATGGCACGCGGCGCCATTAATGATATACAGATGCTGCTGCCTGCTTCTGCTGCTGTTGTAGGTGTATATGCCACTGTCGATAACAACCGCGGTGTATGGAAAGCACCTGCCAATGTGAATATCGAATACGCAGTTGCACCTGAATTGCTCATCACTCAGGAAGAGCAGGAAAGCCTGAACGTAGATACCACTGCAGGTAAGTCTATCAACGTGATCCGTTCGTTTCCCGGCAGAGGCCCTGCCATCATCTGGGGTGCACGTACGCTGGCGGGTAATGATAACGAATGGCGCTACATTCCTGTGAGGCGTTTTTTCAACATGGTAGAAGAGTCTACCAAAAACGCCGCCCAGCAATTTGTATTCGAACCAAACGACCGCAATACATGGATCAGGGTGAGATCTATGATTGAAAACTACCTCACCCAGCAATGGAAGGCAGGCGCACTGATGGGCACTACCACCCGCGAAGCCTTCTATGTAAGGATAGGTCTGGGCGAAACCATGACAGAACAGGACGTCTGGGAAGGTCGTATGATAGTGGAAATAGGATTGGCGGTAGTAAGACCTGCCGAATTTATCATACTCCGTTTCATGCATAAAATGCTGACGGAGGCGTAAAATTTAACCTTTCAAATGATTTGTTATGGACATACCGCAAAAACAACAATCCACCAACACCGATAAATGTAAGGACAAGGATAACGCCACCCAGAAGAGCATCAATACCCAACGCAGTATTGTATGCAATAATCTCTATGATACCGCTGCTTCACTGGGTAAGGCGGAAAAAAGATACGACGGCGCCAGCGAACTGCTGAACGACAAGAAATGTCTCTTTGTAAAAACAGAAGACAACTACCGCCGTTATCGCAACCTGGAGATGACAACAGCCACCAAGCTGCTCATCACCAACGAATCGCTGAAGTCTAACATGGACACCTACAAAAAGTGGAACACGGCCCTGGGTGCTGCACTGAAAGACATTGCGAAAAAAGCGAAGGAAGTAAAAACAAAATTCGCCGACCTGAAAGATGCGGCCGGGAAACTGGACAGCGCGATCAATGATAGCTGCAACTGCGCCCAATACAAAGCACTCACCGGTAAGAGCCGTGAGAACTGCAACTGTGGCGAAGGCGGTAAACAGGTGATCGCAGCCTGTGCACAATCAGAAGAGATCCTGAATGATCTCGTGAATATGCCAAAGGCACTGGCCTCTGATATTGACACTATCTTCCAGAGTACTGCGGATGTAGCGGGTATCCAACTCTTCTCCAACCTGGAAACACTGGAACCGCTGGAGAAAACATTGTCTGACCAGTCTAAACTGTTTGAAGCACACATCAACCAGGTGATGAAAACACGTAAGACGGACCTGGACAAACTGCAGGATGATGTCGTGAAGCAGGTACAGGAAGTAACGAAGGCAGTGACCGATCGTCATTATCAACGCAGTATACTGGAAGGTTATTACGATGCTGCAAGGCATTTGTGCTGTCCTCCGTGCGACTGTGTACAGGTATGTGAAAGCAACTATTCACCGCGTCTGAAAGGGTGCAGCGATGCCATCTGCAACATCTGTGATGAAGTAAAAGATGCCTTCTGCTGTAAGCCTGTCAACCAGGAAGAAGAAGCTAATTGTTAAAATCTAAAACCCCGGAAATGTCTACTACCTATAATTACGATGCATTGGCAGCTGGCTGGGACGCTAAGATTGCCGATTGCTGCAACACCAACACTACGACTGACGGTGGATGTACTGATTGCTGCTACGATACCTGGCAGGATCAGCTCAAAGACGTAACACAACGCGCTGCGTCTGTTACTGAAAAAACCACACAGCTGCAAAATAAAATCGTCTTCATTACAGACAGACGCAGCCGCTATAAAGCATGGCTCGACGAACTGGATAAAGCTGAAACACTGGCACGTAATATCTGTCACCAGCTGGAGATCATCGCTACCCAGGCAGACAAGATCTGGTACAATGCCAGCAAAGCCTGCAAAGCGATCGAAACCCTCTTCTGCATGATCAGGGATTTCTATAGCCAGGTGGATTACATTAAGAAAAGATACGATGACCTGCAGATCTGCATTCAGAAGAATGATGATCCTGCGCTTGAAAAAGGCAAAGGCATCCTGAAAGCACTCGATGACTATGGTACCAAACTGACTGCCATCATCGCTACCCGCGATGCCCTGATTGCCCAGGCGATAGATGCCGTACGACTGGCCAACCTGATCATCGATGCCATTACCAGCAAAGACTGCACCTGCGATTTCAAACCATGCGATAGCAATTATCAGCCGTTTAAAGTTCCGGGTGAAGCAAAGCACTATTATGGCCTGAAAACTATTATTACCACCTGGTATAATGTACTGGGTTGTGCCAGCGGTTGTCCTGGCGACGGTACAAATCCATCCTCCTCTACCACTGCTCTTGTGAAGAAGAACAACGGTCCTTCAACTGACGAAGACTGTGGTACAGACAATGGTAACGATACCTGCGAACTGACACCCATCCTCTCCTTCCCCATCTGTGCGGATAGTTACCGCACTACTGTGCAAGCCCTTTTTGAAAAAGATGACAAATCCCTGGTGACCCTGTCTAAAAAGCTGAAAGAAGCCAATAAAGACAAGGAAGCCCTGGATGCCTGCAAGAGCAGTCTCACCAATGCGATTGCAGTAGTAGATCCAAAATCAAGGTGTAATTAATCAAATTTTATCACGCTCAAAATTATAAATGCATATGGCAGCTAAAGGCGATTACCCAATTCCTAAATTCCACTTCCAGGTAGAATGGGGTACAGATTTCAGGATGGGATTTACCGAAGTAAGC
This window of the Chitinophaga sancti genome carries:
- a CDS encoding LytR/AlgR family response regulator transcription factor; translated protein: MMTAIAIDNEPPALQVIETYCNKTDLISLEQVFTSTAAALKYLDEHVIDVLFIDIRMPNISGLDFYKSLPRKMIVVFTTTYSEYAIEGFNARAADFLLKPFQYDRFLQAVDKAAMQVAILQQTGIL
- a CDS encoding DUF4255 domain-containing protein; translated protein: MIDRALLLLKEELESYLSIADAAATVVIDNIGLFETAAGTQLPDNIVLTLVNLEEESTLKNNTPLKKGYSSAVYQNPPVFLNLYVLFVCNYGGNKYIDALKRLSYIIQFVQGKNSFHYASDTGSLPPGEDILDMKFTLELYTLTFEQINHLWGSLGGRQMPFAMYKLRLIALTSNNRLREVPLIEEIENNNVSINR
- a CDS encoding phage tail sheath family protein; protein product: MAEYKTPGVYIEEIPKLPPSIASVETAIPAFIGYTEKAQWKVAGDLTNKPWRIASMLEYELYFGGAKPDAGIEITVDTTQGKVDIQGSINAELRSKYLMYYSLQMFFINGGGPCYITSVGGYSDGDVILDADLQGGLAEVEKIDEVTLLLFPDAINLASAGNYYALYSLAIAQCVKLKDRFTVLDVYTDPANAGNWRLDVDFLRNTLSGTTDDLKYAAVYFPRIYTRADFTYNEGDVKIISKGAGDIGATLTELKSNNNAYYNMARGAINDIQMLLPASAAVVGVYATVDNNRGVWKAPANVNIEYAVAPELLITQEEQESLNVDTTAGKSINVIRSFPGRGPAIIWGARTLAGNDNEWRYIPVRRFFNMVEESTKNAAQQFVFEPNDRNTWIRVRSMIENYLTQQWKAGALMGTTTREAFYVRIGLGETMTEQDVWEGRMIVEIGLAVVRPAEFIILRFMHKMLTEA